Proteins co-encoded in one Flavivirga eckloniae genomic window:
- a CDS encoding GTP-binding protein, giving the protein MPTANDIVLRPRFKMELNKNNESILKDFEVLKAQQSEFIVTRLDNHVFIKFPKEKQHFWSPQLHLEIDSIDENSSLLYGLFGPNPTVWTMFMFLHFVVAGLFIAFGIWAYTNWSLDKTYAIQVSLMLLMIIVWVVLYFAGSIGKASSKNEMRELNDFMRRVITHEKAPQS; this is encoded by the coding sequence ATGCCAACTGCCAATGATATTGTTTTAAGACCCCGTTTTAAAATGGAACTTAATAAAAACAATGAGTCTATTTTGAAAGATTTTGAAGTCTTAAAAGCCCAGCAATCTGAATTTATTGTAACGCGATTAGACAATCATGTCTTTATTAAATTCCCGAAAGAAAAACAGCATTTTTGGTCGCCTCAACTTCATTTGGAAATTGATTCTATTGACGAAAATTCCAGTTTACTTTATGGGTTATTTGGTCCTAATCCAACGGTTTGGACCATGTTTATGTTTCTTCATTTTGTGGTTGCTGGCTTATTTATAGCTTTTGGTATATGGGCTTACACAAATTGGTCTTTAGATAAAACCTATGCTATACAGGTTAGTTTAATGCTCTTAATGATTATTGTTTGGGTTGTTTTATACTTTGCCGGTAGTATCGGGAAAGCTTCAAGCAAAAATGAAATGCGTGAGCTGAATGATTTCATGCGTCGAGTTATAACACATGAAAAAGCACCTCAATCTTAA
- a CDS encoding redoxin domain-containing protein, whose translation MSLKKNIYYILIVLLFINLSCVKNKEINSEVNNWVGKQLTLPKDSLIRNYIKKKTNPLKKKIKILTVINGDCSICYDELKAWKSYIKETDTSQVGFVFIIYTFNKLMEFNDMNNSTLKFQYPYFQDDGEKIVKENNFPDNRLLKTFLLDSENKVILIGNPTIHKSINDLYKKEIKKRIK comes from the coding sequence ATGAGTTTAAAAAAAAATATATATTATATTTTAATAGTGTTACTATTTATTAACCTAAGTTGTGTAAAAAACAAAGAAATAAATAGTGAAGTTAATAATTGGGTTGGTAAACAATTGACTTTACCTAAAGATAGTTTAATAAGAAATTATATCAAAAAAAAAACTAATCCTTTAAAGAAAAAAATAAAAATATTAACAGTAATTAATGGTGACTGTAGTATATGTTATGATGAATTAAAAGCATGGAAAAGTTATATTAAAGAAACTGACACAAGTCAAGTTGGGTTTGTCTTTATAATTTACACTTTTAATAAATTAATGGAATTTAACGATATGAATAATTCAACATTAAAATTTCAATACCCATATTTTCAAGATGACGGGGAAAAAATAGTTAAAGAAAATAATTTTCCTGATAATAGATTATTGAAAACATTCTTATTAGATAGTGAAAATAAAGTGATTTTAATTGGTAATCCAACTATTCATAAATCAATAAATGATTTATATAAAAAAGAAATAAAAAAAAGAATAAAATAG
- the der gene encoding ribosome biogenesis GTPase Der: MSNIVAIVGRPNVGKSTFFNRLIQRREAIVDAVSGVTRDRHYGKSDWNGKEFSLIDTGGYVLGSDDAFEAEIDKQVELAIDEADAIIFMVDVENGVTGMDEDVANLLRKVDKPVFLAINKVDNAKRSEDAVEFYSLGLGEYYCIASINGSGTGELLDALVEALPEKEEVVEEELPRFAVVGRPNAGKSSFINALIGEDRYIVTDIAGTTRDAIDTKYNRFGFEFNLVDTAGIRRKSKVKEDLEFYSVMRSVRAIEHADVCLLVLDATRGFDGQVQNIFWLAERNRKGIVILVNKWDLVEKDHKSVKEYEKAIKKQIEPFTDVPLIFISALSKQRIFKAIETAVEVYKNRSKKIKTSQLNDVLLPIIENYPPPAYKGKFVKIKYIMQLPTPQPQFAFFCNLPQYVKDPYKRFLENKLREHFDFNGVPVSVYMRKK, from the coding sequence ATGAGCAATATAGTAGCTATAGTAGGAAGACCCAATGTAGGGAAATCAACATTTTTTAATCGTTTAATACAACGAAGAGAAGCTATCGTTGATGCCGTGAGTGGTGTTACAAGAGACCGCCATTATGGTAAAAGCGACTGGAATGGTAAAGAGTTTTCGCTTATAGATACAGGTGGATACGTATTAGGAAGTGATGATGCTTTTGAAGCCGAAATAGACAAACAGGTTGAGTTGGCTATTGATGAAGCTGATGCTATTATTTTTATGGTAGATGTTGAAAATGGTGTAACAGGTATGGATGAGGATGTTGCCAATTTGCTCCGAAAAGTAGATAAACCAGTTTTTCTAGCAATTAATAAAGTTGATAACGCAAAGCGTTCTGAAGATGCTGTTGAGTTTTATTCTTTAGGGTTAGGAGAATATTATTGTATTGCAAGTATAAACGGAAGTGGTACAGGGGAATTGCTCGATGCTTTAGTTGAAGCATTGCCTGAAAAAGAAGAAGTAGTAGAGGAAGAGTTGCCTCGTTTTGCAGTAGTTGGTCGCCCTAATGCTGGAAAATCGTCATTTATAAATGCATTAATTGGTGAAGATAGATATATAGTAACAGACATAGCAGGAACAACAAGAGATGCTATAGATACCAAATACAACCGTTTTGGTTTTGAATTTAACTTAGTTGATACAGCCGGGATACGCAGAAAATCGAAAGTAAAAGAAGATTTAGAATTTTATTCTGTAATGCGTAGTGTTAGAGCCATTGAGCATGCAGATGTTTGCCTTTTGGTTTTAGATGCTACCCGTGGTTTCGATGGTCAGGTACAGAACATATTTTGGTTGGCCGAGCGTAACAGAAAGGGCATCGTTATTTTAGTTAACAAATGGGATTTAGTAGAGAAAGACCATAAGTCGGTAAAGGAATACGAGAAGGCCATTAAAAAGCAAATAGAGCCCTTTACAGACGTTCCGCTCATATTTATTTCTGCCTTGTCCAAACAACGTATTTTTAAAGCTATAGAAACAGCTGTCGAGGTTTATAAAAACCGTTCTAAAAAAATAAAAACAAGCCAGCTTAATGATGTTTTGCTTCCAATTATAGAAAATTACCCGCCACCGGCATACAAAGGCAAATTTGTAAAAATTAAATACATTATGCAGTTGCCAACACCACAGCCACAGTTTGCATTTTTCTGTAACTTACCACAGTATGTAAAAGACCCTTACAAACGCTTTTTAGAGAATAAACTTCGTGAACACTTTGATTTTAATGGTGTTCCGGTAAGTGTTTATATGCGTAAAAAGTAG
- the era gene encoding GTPase Era encodes MSHKAGFVNIIGNPNVGKSTLMNAFVGEKLSIITSKAQTTRHRILGIVNGDDFQVVFSDTPGIIKPAYELQESMMGFVKSAFEDADVLLYMVEIGEQTLKDEAFFKKITSSKIPVLLLLNKIDQSDQGQLEAQVQLWAEKVPNAEIIPISALEGFQVNEVFDRIVELLPESPPFYPKDQLTDKPERFFINESIREKILLHYKKEIPYAVEVDTEEFLEEENIIRIRSVIMVERETQKGIIIGHKGSALKRVGVEARKDLEKFFGKQIHIELYVKVNKNWRSNQNQLKRFGYNQ; translated from the coding sequence ATGAGTCACAAAGCAGGTTTTGTAAATATTATTGGTAACCCTAATGTGGGTAAGTCTACATTGATGAATGCCTTTGTAGGGGAAAAGTTATCTATTATTACATCTAAGGCACAAACCACACGTCATAGAATTTTAGGTATAGTAAATGGAGACGATTTTCAAGTAGTGTTTAGTGATACACCAGGTATTATAAAACCAGCCTACGAGCTACAGGAATCTATGATGGGATTCGTAAAATCTGCCTTTGAAGATGCAGATGTATTGCTCTACATGGTGGAAATAGGAGAACAAACGTTAAAAGACGAAGCTTTTTTTAAAAAAATAACAAGTTCGAAGATTCCGGTGTTGTTGCTTTTAAATAAAATAGATCAATCAGATCAGGGACAATTAGAAGCTCAAGTGCAACTTTGGGCAGAAAAAGTTCCAAATGCAGAAATTATCCCTATTTCGGCATTAGAAGGCTTTCAGGTAAATGAAGTGTTCGATAGAATTGTAGAATTGCTCCCGGAGTCGCCACCATTTTATCCAAAGGACCAATTAACAGACAAACCAGAACGATTTTTTATAAATGAAAGCATCAGGGAAAAAATTCTGCTTCATTATAAAAAAGAAATACCCTATGCCGTTGAGGTAGATACCGAAGAATTTTTAGAAGAAGAAAACATTATAAGAATCCGTTCGGTTATCATGGTAGAACGCGAGACACAAAAAGGAATAATAATCGGGCATAAAGGAAGTGCATTAAAACGTGTAGGAGTAGAGGCCAGAAAGGATTTAGAAAAGTTCTTTGGCAAGCAAATCCATATAGAGCTTTATGTTAAAGTAAATAAAAATTGGAGAAGCAATCAAAACCAGTTGAAACGTTTTGGTTACAATCAATAG
- a CDS encoding sensor histidine kinase: MKLKSIFFLSVLFLPIVLFGQNLSLLPSQLPEHILGSWVDEKNDIALIVTQEYIVIKTELYYYNEIVKEDEIINLTCIDDFNVKYVSIKGIDSTNIYLDEGYKITKLFKAQVNSTSKLPKSIMGKWYASKNEIKIIEDEVLFLDDSYKLDYAISINNTKHYFVLYKGGEYYFSFNYFNEDGHFLRTSFSKDIPFKKESFFQKYFTGFISIIIISLFFTGYYLFKWKIALTKKKEVAKRMFIEMQLKSIRSQMNPHFLFNALGAIQNLINKGDSANANHYLTEFSQLMRLTLDKSEKGLVPLFDEIESIKKYLELEKLRFTFHYLIKVAPEIDIHLTEVPAMLIQPFVENAIIHGLNEKKGEKNLDIEFKIKEDNLLCLITDNGIGIKTTETKKDTGFNREKYGLKLAKNRIDLINESYKTNAKVEITDISDGKGRTGTTVEVLMPLRY; encoded by the coding sequence TTGAAACTAAAAAGCATATTCTTTTTATCTGTACTTTTTCTTCCTATAGTATTATTTGGACAGAATTTAAGTCTGCTGCCTTCACAACTCCCAGAACATATTTTGGGAAGTTGGGTAGACGAGAAAAATGATATAGCGCTTATCGTTACTCAAGAATACATTGTTATTAAGACTGAATTATATTATTACAATGAAATAGTAAAAGAGGATGAGATTATAAACCTTACTTGTATTGATGATTTTAATGTGAAATATGTTAGTATAAAAGGAATTGATTCTACTAACATTTATTTAGACGAAGGGTATAAAATAACAAAACTATTTAAAGCTCAAGTGAATAGCACGAGTAAATTACCCAAATCGATTATGGGTAAATGGTATGCTTCTAAAAATGAAATAAAAATAATAGAAGATGAGGTGCTTTTTTTAGATGATTCATACAAATTAGATTATGCAATTTCAATAAACAACACTAAACATTATTTTGTTTTATATAAGGGTGGTGAATATTACTTTTCTTTTAATTATTTTAATGAAGATGGACACTTTTTGAGAACAAGTTTTTCAAAAGATATACCATTTAAGAAAGAATCCTTTTTTCAAAAATACTTTACAGGTTTTATTTCAATAATTATTATATCACTTTTTTTTACTGGCTATTATCTTTTTAAGTGGAAAATAGCCTTGACCAAGAAAAAAGAAGTAGCCAAACGTATGTTTATAGAAATGCAACTTAAAAGTATTCGTTCTCAAATGAACCCGCATTTTTTGTTTAATGCCTTAGGGGCTATCCAAAATTTGATAAATAAAGGAGATAGCGCTAATGCAAATCATTATTTAACTGAGTTTTCACAGCTTATGCGATTAACTCTGGATAAATCAGAAAAAGGTCTGGTACCGTTATTCGATGAAATAGAATCGATAAAAAAATACCTTGAATTAGAAAAATTACGCTTTACTTTTCATTACCTTATAAAAGTAGCCCCAGAAATAGATATACATTTAACAGAAGTTCCGGCAATGCTAATTCAGCCATTTGTTGAAAACGCCATTATACATGGGTTAAATGAAAAAAAGGGAGAAAAAAATCTGGACATTGAATTTAAAATCAAAGAAGATAATTTATTGTGTTTAATTACAGATAATGGTATTGGAATTAAAACAACCGAAACTAAAAAAGATACAGGTTTTAATAGAGAGAAATACGGATTAAAATTAGCTAAAAACCGTATTGATTTAATTAATGAAAGTTATAAAACCAATGCAAAAGTTGAGATTACAGATATTTCTGATGGTAAAGGTCGTACCGGAACAACTGTTGAAGTTTTAATGCCGTTAAGGTATTAA
- a CDS encoding TlpA family protein disulfide reductase: MKKSLIINLLLLLVCLNAFSQKVIENPDYGYSTVPGKLTKIEILEDTTVLHFHIKYRPGHWIFIPKETFIKNVDSDEKLFVTKTEGIPFAERYYMPESGEVNYKLYFPKLDKSINEIDFGEANEGGTWFTYSIVINENDGVLRMPKPLRGNWMLTDGSNDWHYGFYSKKAIIDKQVWYYKSIKKKGKKYTIILEKGDQAKTVYAKGQKNGRVAFGESPKTLQNYSLEKIYNPDYKLANNSEYEAPVLDLKTTKYSGIIKNFTADAGQKTATLYVNNTFFGRQDSHLIKIADDGSFSVEFPITHALSIFVRMPSGAFTVFVEPGKETFHCIDGKESFFTGDCAHVNSDLQALKFINYYNHQEARKNIRVTSPEDYKKMCLDVRDKELKALEDYASSHFVSAKGYQLKKLDIELKAYQNVLDYSMLRRSLKYQNKKAKSEDKKKPFKEFWVNKSYYDFLSEDIINNKQFLLTGEYYFFVNRLIYAEIFETQLSAEITLVEFADWLQKNNKELTAEELEMIEMSKQIETPEVMKKKELFRKTHGKVEQAFYKKHQKQTKAYKDYVKENNLKPKHSHFLLNIVEYLKDKEETLSDEELKMIEALKVMKTKEEYERDRVFDEAYGKVRGQFYEKYLQHYSDMSSDRYYSTRFNKIKSFLGKPDGLLLYDIIRMQEAMKKLNDYKVYTGDELAVIQTELKDPFLAKYLDLENEKVKREIELNKTKGGYTVNKVNRTEGDELFDAMLEKFKGKVVYVDFWATWCGPCKSSIKKIKPLKEEMKGDDVVFLYITNQTSPKNTWKNSIANIKGEHYRVTADEWNYLTEKFNISGIPHYVLVNKQGRVVNPKVGHKSNRELKTIFKAEIQK; encoded by the coding sequence ATGAAAAAAAGCCTCATAATCAATCTGCTACTACTATTGGTATGCCTTAATGCGTTTTCGCAAAAAGTAATTGAAAATCCAGATTATGGATATAGTACAGTTCCTGGAAAATTAACCAAAATAGAGATTTTAGAAGATACCACAGTACTCCATTTTCACATTAAATACAGACCGGGGCATTGGATTTTTATACCAAAAGAAACTTTTATAAAAAATGTGGATTCTGATGAAAAACTCTTCGTCACAAAAACAGAAGGCATTCCTTTCGCCGAACGCTATTATATGCCAGAGTCCGGTGAGGTAAATTATAAATTATACTTTCCAAAACTGGACAAGTCAATTAACGAAATTGATTTTGGAGAAGCCAATGAAGGAGGAACGTGGTTTACTTACAGTATAGTAATTAATGAAAACGATGGTGTTTTAAGAATGCCCAAACCACTTAGGGGAAATTGGATGTTAACCGATGGAAGTAATGACTGGCATTATGGATTCTATTCGAAAAAAGCCATTATAGATAAACAGGTTTGGTATTATAAGTCGATAAAAAAGAAAGGAAAAAAGTATACTATAATTTTAGAAAAAGGAGATCAAGCTAAAACAGTTTATGCAAAAGGCCAAAAAAATGGAAGAGTTGCATTTGGTGAAAGTCCAAAAACCTTACAGAATTATAGTCTTGAAAAAATCTACAACCCAGATTACAAATTGGCTAATAATAGCGAGTATGAGGCACCAGTATTAGATTTGAAAACAACAAAGTATTCGGGAATTATTAAAAATTTTACGGCAGACGCCGGGCAAAAAACAGCGACTTTATATGTTAATAATACCTTTTTTGGACGTCAGGATTCTCATTTAATCAAAATTGCAGATGATGGTAGTTTTTCAGTAGAGTTTCCAATTACACATGCGCTAAGCATATTTGTACGCATGCCAAGTGGTGCTTTTACGGTTTTTGTAGAACCAGGTAAGGAAACATTCCATTGTATTGATGGTAAAGAATCCTTTTTTACGGGCGATTGTGCCCATGTAAATTCAGACTTACAAGCTTTAAAGTTTATAAACTATTATAATCATCAGGAAGCTAGAAAAAATATTAGAGTAACTTCACCTGAAGATTATAAAAAAATGTGTCTGGATGTAAGAGATAAAGAACTAAAAGCACTTGAAGATTATGCCAGTAGCCACTTTGTAAGTGCCAAAGGATATCAGCTTAAAAAACTCGACATTGAACTTAAGGCATACCAGAATGTTCTTGATTATAGTATGTTGAGAAGAAGTTTAAAGTACCAGAACAAAAAAGCAAAATCGGAAGATAAGAAAAAGCCTTTTAAAGAATTTTGGGTTAACAAAAGTTATTATGATTTTCTTTCTGAAGATATAATAAACAATAAACAATTCTTATTAACTGGCGAATATTATTTTTTTGTAAATAGATTAATTTATGCAGAAATCTTCGAAACTCAACTATCTGCTGAAATAACTTTAGTTGAATTTGCAGATTGGCTGCAAAAAAACAATAAGGAACTTACTGCAGAAGAATTGGAGATGATTGAAATGAGCAAACAAATAGAAACGCCTGAAGTAATGAAGAAGAAAGAGCTTTTTAGAAAAACTCATGGCAAAGTTGAACAAGCGTTTTATAAAAAGCACCAGAAGCAAACAAAGGCTTATAAAGATTATGTAAAAGAAAATAATTTGAAGCCTAAGCATAGTCATTTTCTTTTAAATATAGTTGAGTATTTAAAAGACAAGGAAGAAACATTATCTGATGAAGAATTGAAAATGATTGAGGCTCTTAAAGTTATGAAAACCAAAGAAGAATATGAAAGAGACCGTGTGTTTGATGAAGCATACGGGAAAGTAAGGGGACAGTTTTATGAAAAGTATTTACAACATTATTCAGATATGAGTAGTGATAGATATTACTCTACTAGATTTAACAAGATTAAGTCTTTTTTGGGTAAACCTGATGGGCTTCTTCTATACGATATAATAAGAATGCAAGAGGCTATGAAGAAATTGAATGATTATAAAGTATATACTGGAGATGAGTTAGCTGTGATACAAACTGAGTTAAAAGATCCGTTTCTAGCAAAGTATTTGGATCTAGAGAATGAGAAGGTTAAACGCGAAATTGAATTAAACAAAACAAAAGGAGGTTATACGGTTAATAAGGTTAATAGAACAGAAGGAGATGAGTTATTCGATGCTATGCTTGAAAAGTTTAAAGGCAAGGTTGTTTACGTTGATTTTTGGGCAACATGGTGTGGGCCTTGTAAATCAAGTATAAAAAAGATTAAGCCACTTAAAGAAGAAATGAAAGGTGATGATGTGGTATTTTTATATATAACAAATCAAACTTCGCCTAAAAATACCTGGAAAAATTCAATAGCTAATATAAAAGGAGAGCATTATAGAGTAACTGCAGACGAATGGAATTACTTAACAGAGAAATTCAATATTTCAGGAATCCCACACTACGTATTGGTTAATAAACAAGGCCGAGTGGTAAACCCTAAGGTGGGGCATAAATCTAATAGAGAACTAAAAACCATTTTTAAAGCAGAAATACAGAAATAG
- a CDS encoding BF3164 family lipoprotein, which translates to MKKYLIFVSILISCSKTYNKDFEIYFTEVKTVDLKSDKVRLKYDSETFFSQIPEMIFVDSLLIINDRNPDYTMKIINLKNNKVQNFGKKGRGPNEFQIPFSKVSVDKFSKKIYIRNSSNYHIYSIDSLKKGKELNKPLSKFEIKLSDTQFLINTYCKNYIIGGTYKTPIGLYNIKTKASTEKYEYDTGGSLGNQANFFSHPSKPKVIYIQSNSEIMGIVTIKNDDVERKELSWWKENNEQVTEGGKTHAKSKYSSNNRRSFMSATTSENYIYILYSGKPVGTTKESYNKARLCDMIYVFDWEGNAIKKYRLDQDVTSIALDEKNNLLYASSYGDGSPYIVKYKLE; encoded by the coding sequence ATGAAAAAGTATTTAATATTTGTTTCAATTCTTATAAGTTGCTCCAAAACCTATAATAAAGATTTTGAAATTTATTTTACAGAAGTCAAAACTGTCGACTTAAAATCGGATAAAGTAAGGTTGAAATATGATTCAGAAACATTTTTTAGTCAAATTCCAGAAATGATTTTTGTAGATAGCTTACTAATTATAAATGATCGAAATCCTGATTATACTATGAAAATTATTAATTTAAAAAATAATAAAGTCCAAAACTTTGGAAAAAAAGGGAGAGGTCCAAATGAATTCCAAATACCCTTTTCAAAAGTTTCTGTAGACAAATTTTCAAAAAAAATATACATAAGAAATTCTTCTAATTATCATATATATAGCATAGATAGCTTAAAAAAAGGAAAAGAACTTAACAAACCATTATCAAAATTTGAAATAAAATTAAGCGATACACAGTTTTTAATAAATACATATTGCAAAAATTATATAATAGGTGGAACTTATAAAACCCCTATCGGTTTATATAATATTAAAACAAAAGCTAGTACAGAAAAATATGAATATGATACAGGAGGGTCATTGGGGAATCAAGCTAACTTTTTTAGCCATCCATCAAAACCTAAAGTTATATATATTCAATCTAATTCTGAAATTATGGGAATTGTCACCATAAAAAATGATGATGTAGAAAGAAAAGAATTATCCTGGTGGAAAGAGAACAACGAACAAGTTACTGAAGGCGGAAAAACACATGCTAAATCTAAATATTCAAGTAATAATAGACGTAGTTTTATGAGTGCAACCACATCTGAAAACTATATCTATATACTTTACAGTGGTAAACCAGTAGGAACTACTAAAGAATCTTATAATAAAGCTAGATTATGCGATATGATTTATGTGTTTGATTGGGAAGGTAATGCCATAAAAAAATACAGATTAGATCAAGATGTTACCTCAATTGCTCTAGATGAAAAAAACAATTTATTATATGCATCTTCTTATGGTGATGGCTCACCTTATATAGTTAAATATAAATTAGAATGA
- a CDS encoding LytR/AlgR family response regulator transcription factor, producing MVIKSIIIDDEVHNLENLNGLLKENCPDVEVLAMESSVEAGIEAIKKLQPDLVFLDIEMPTKNGFDLLESIGEVNFEVIFVTAYSKYFLQAIKSCALDYIMKPVSIKELKDAVSRVARVVSDKKENQKLKVLVENLSSINQPKKIALPTAEELYFVLIDDIVRCKGENNYTMFYLTNGDSILVSRTLKEWDDMLSSHQFIRTHQSHLINSIHVKSFVKKDGGYILMNDGSIVNVSKHKKEQTLSKLAYLK from the coding sequence ATGGTGATTAAAAGCATTATAATTGATGACGAAGTTCATAATCTGGAAAATTTAAATGGATTATTAAAAGAAAACTGTCCAGATGTAGAAGTTTTAGCCATGGAGTCATCTGTCGAAGCAGGTATAGAAGCGATAAAGAAGTTGCAACCCGACTTAGTATTCTTAGATATTGAAATGCCAACAAAGAACGGTTTCGATTTGTTAGAGTCTATAGGTGAAGTTAATTTTGAAGTCATTTTTGTTACCGCTTACAGCAAATATTTTCTTCAGGCTATTAAATCCTGTGCGCTAGATTATATAATGAAACCAGTGTCTATAAAAGAATTAAAAGATGCAGTATCTAGAGTAGCCAGGGTCGTTTCAGATAAAAAAGAAAATCAGAAATTAAAAGTTTTAGTTGAAAACTTAAGCAGTATAAACCAACCTAAAAAAATAGCATTACCAACTGCAGAAGAACTTTATTTTGTATTGATTGATGATATTGTGAGATGCAAAGGAGAAAACAATTATACAATGTTTTATTTAACAAATGGAGACTCTATATTAGTATCAAGAACATTGAAGGAGTGGGATGATATGCTATCTTCACATCAATTTATCAGAACACACCAATCGCATTTAATAAATAGTATTCATGTAAAATCTTTTGTAAAAAAAGATGGAGGATATATTTTAATGAATGATGGTAGTATAGTTAATGTTTCCAAACACAAAAAAGAGCAAACGCTAAGCAAGTTGGCTTACCTAAAATAA
- a CDS encoding TlpA family protein disulfide reductase: protein MKKNIVFLFLGMLCASGFAQGTIEKTEFQFLTFNQSKDSSMLPKELEGSWMLADGSNRWDYGFYPENAIVDKAVWNYNSVDISEKKYTITLERKGQLKVVHAVLNKNGQVDFDLDPRVLKTYSTERIYNPEYKSLNNDRYTEADIKHGFTTYSGYIKNFAKENKSNRKTGSIKVSNVFTGSSKSHVIEIKKDGSFSIKFPVPCPTHILVEIPYNGYHLVFVEPGKEVFHLIHKNNSKFMEDGAQVNSGLNLMKSIMPFSGIRGIGEMPPEDYKRKCFENAKKLTKQMDSITQKQFICNKALQLKRLHIEFTPLFWVTNYEIKRFGFGKRNELIIKDEAKKIPIKEFKVDDTYYHDILENVLDNKIAVLSRVYYDLIFRLKFCKAIREHRSKPFEELLQMAEARQDNMAEFLNVKDCFMLDLITCQGHTRNPLKLNPYTNAELKNIKREIKTPFLSNYLTFLNDNIKEEIEVAKSKNRQTEYAVNKVHDDEVFQATFGKYKGKVVYVGFWRTYCGPCLTGMERIKPLKETLKNEDVVFLYIVESGSDEKTWKKLIADIDGEHLRVSHDEWAYLASRFGVAYFPHYALINKKGEIVNPQMKFNPTNDELMKIFKSEM, encoded by the coding sequence ATGAAGAAAAACATTGTTTTCCTATTTTTAGGAATGTTATGCGCCTCAGGTTTCGCACAGGGAACCATAGAGAAAACCGAATTCCAATTTTTAACTTTTAATCAAAGTAAAGATAGTTCCATGCTTCCAAAAGAATTGGAGGGGAGCTGGATGTTGGCAGATGGAAGCAATCGATGGGATTATGGTTTTTACCCCGAAAATGCTATCGTTGATAAAGCAGTTTGGAACTACAATTCTGTTGATATAAGTGAAAAAAAGTATACCATTACTTTAGAGAGAAAGGGACAATTAAAGGTAGTTCATGCTGTACTTAATAAAAATGGTCAGGTAGATTTTGATCTTGATCCAAGGGTGTTAAAAACATACAGCACAGAAAGAATATACAACCCCGAATACAAATCTTTAAACAACGATAGATATACCGAAGCAGATATAAAACATGGTTTTACTACGTATTCTGGCTATATAAAGAACTTTGCAAAAGAGAATAAAAGCAATAGGAAAACCGGATCGATCAAGGTTTCTAATGTCTTTACCGGTAGTTCAAAGTCTCATGTCATTGAAATAAAAAAGGACGGTAGTTTTTCGATTAAATTTCCTGTACCCTGCCCAACACATATTCTGGTTGAAATACCATATAACGGATACCATCTTGTGTTTGTTGAACCAGGAAAAGAAGTCTTTCATTTAATTCATAAAAATAATTCAAAATTTATGGAGGATGGAGCACAGGTAAATTCAGGTTTAAATTTAATGAAATCGATCATGCCGTTTTCAGGAATAAGGGGTATAGGAGAAATGCCTCCAGAAGATTATAAAAGAAAGTGTTTTGAAAACGCTAAGAAGTTAACCAAACAGATGGATTCTATAACTCAAAAACAATTTATCTGTAATAAGGCTTTACAATTAAAGAGGTTGCATATTGAATTTACGCCCCTATTTTGGGTTACAAACTATGAAATTAAGAGATTTGGTTTTGGTAAAAGAAATGAGTTGATTATAAAAGATGAAGCAAAAAAAATACCCATAAAGGAGTTTAAAGTAGACGATACTTATTATCATGATATCTTGGAAAATGTATTAGATAATAAAATAGCTGTATTGTCCAGAGTATATTATGATCTAATTTTTAGACTTAAATTTTGTAAAGCTATTAGAGAACATAGAAGTAAGCCATTTGAAGAACTGTTGCAAATGGCAGAAGCAAGACAAGATAATATGGCAGAGTTTTTAAACGTAAAGGACTGTTTTATGTTAGATTTAATTACGTGTCAAGGTCATACCAGAAATCCTTTAAAACTTAATCCATATACAAATGCAGAGTTAAAAAATATAAAAAGAGAGATCAAGACACCTTTTTTGTCAAATTATTTAACTTTTTTAAATGATAATATAAAAGAAGAAATTGAAGTTGCCAAATCTAAAAATAGGCAGACTGAGTATGCAGTAAACAAAGTGCATGATGATGAAGTATTTCAAGCAACGTTTGGAAAATATAAAGGTAAAGTAGTTTATGTTGGTTTTTGGAGAACCTATTGCGGTCCTTGTTTAACCGGAATGGAAAGAATTAAACCTTTAAAAGAAACTTTGAAGAACGAAGATGTGGTGTTTTTGTATATAGTAGAATCAGGATCTGACGAAAAAACATGGAAGAAATTAATAGCAGATATTGATGGAGAGCATTTAAGGGTTTCTCATGATGAATGGGCTTATCTGGCATCAAGGTTTGGTGTTGCATACTTCCCGCACTATGCGCTTATTAACAAAAAAGGCGAAATTGTAAACCCTCAAATGAAGTTCAATCCTACCAACGATGAATTAATGAAAATTTTTAAAAGCGAAATGTAG